Proteins from a genomic interval of Stenotrophomonas maltophilia R551-3:
- the cydB gene encoding cytochrome d ubiquinol oxidase subunit II has protein sequence MEFIALDYTTLRVIWWLLLGILLIGWAVMDGFDLGVGTLLPFVAKTDEERRLVINTVGPVWEGNQVWLVLGGGAIFAAWPPLYAVSFSGFYLAVFAMLFGLILRPVGFKYRSKLPSKRWRDNWDRVLFVGGLLPGLIAGVAVGNVLLGVPFHFDDTLRVTYTGSFFGLLTPFALIAGLISVAMLVSHGAAMLVIKTDGPVAERAARYGSVAAIISFVLFAVAGAWVAFGLPGYQITSQVVTDGPTNPLLKTAELGTAAGGWLRNYSSMPATLVFPVLGLLGALASAVLLRARRGGLAFIASGASIAGIILTVGFAIFPFLLPSSSQPTSSLTVWDSSSSHLTLWVMLLATAIFLPIIIAYTTWVYRVLKGKTTVEDMDDNPNAY, from the coding sequence ATGGAATTCATTGCACTTGATTACACCACGCTCCGCGTGATCTGGTGGCTGCTGCTCGGCATCCTGCTGATCGGCTGGGCCGTGATGGATGGTTTCGACCTTGGCGTCGGCACCCTGTTGCCGTTCGTTGCAAAAACCGATGAAGAACGCCGACTGGTGATCAATACCGTCGGCCCGGTGTGGGAAGGCAACCAGGTGTGGCTGGTACTGGGCGGCGGTGCGATTTTCGCCGCATGGCCGCCGCTGTATGCGGTCAGCTTCTCCGGCTTCTACCTGGCGGTGTTTGCGATGCTGTTCGGGCTGATCCTGCGCCCGGTCGGCTTCAAGTACCGCAGCAAGCTGCCGTCCAAGCGCTGGCGCGACAACTGGGACCGCGTGCTGTTTGTCGGTGGCCTGCTGCCGGGCCTGATTGCCGGCGTCGCGGTGGGCAACGTGCTGCTGGGTGTGCCGTTCCACTTCGATGACACCCTGCGCGTGACCTACACCGGTTCGTTCTTCGGCCTGCTCACGCCGTTCGCGCTGATTGCCGGCCTGATCAGCGTCGCCATGCTGGTTTCGCATGGTGCGGCCATGCTGGTGATCAAGACCGACGGCCCGGTGGCCGAACGTGCCGCACGTTACGGCAGCGTCGCCGCCATCATCAGCTTCGTGCTGTTCGCCGTGGCCGGTGCCTGGGTGGCCTTCGGCCTGCCGGGTTACCAGATCACCTCGCAGGTGGTCACCGATGGCCCGACCAACCCGCTGCTGAAGACCGCCGAACTGGGCACGGCTGCCGGTGGCTGGCTGCGCAACTACAGCTCCATGCCGGCGACGCTTGTGTTCCCGGTGCTGGGCCTGCTGGGCGCACTGGCCAGCGCGGTGCTGCTGCGCGCACGTCGTGGCGGCCTGGCCTTCATCGCCTCGGGTGCATCCATCGCCGGCATCATCCTGACCGTCGGCTTTGCGATCTTCCCGTTCCTGCTGCCGTCCTCCAGCCAGCCCACCTCCAGCCTGACCGTCTGGGACAGCTCGTCCAGCCACCTCACGCTGTGGGTCATGCTGCTGGCCACGGCCATCTTCCTGCCGATCATCATCGCCTACACCACCTGGGTGTACCGCGTGTTGAAGGGCAAGACGACGGTCGAGGACATGGACGACAACCCCAACGCCTATTGA
- the cydX gene encoding cytochrome bd-I oxidase subunit CydX has product MWYFAWILGAGLASTVAILNGMWFEAREQNRIEKENRR; this is encoded by the coding sequence ATGTGGTATTTCGCCTGGATCCTCGGCGCCGGCCTCGCCTCGACGGTCGCCATCCTCAACGGCATGTGGTTTGAAGCCCGCGAGCAGAACCGTATCGAGAAAGAAAATCGTCGCTGA
- a CDS encoding CynX/NimT family MFS transporter, whose protein sequence is MSSSTSDSPSLLHGRVLAFAAILLAAINLRTAVTSITPLLDVLGQQFGFGTTMTGVLGMLPTASFALFGVATPALARRLGLERTTLLAMLMAAAGLLLRSSAGNVGTLLLGSVIALAGMGIGNVVVPPLVKRYFANKVGTMSTLYISVLQLGTMMPALLAVPVANAAGWRVSLGMWALLALAASLPWLLLARRAPKPALDANDPTAQPHGKVWRTSLGWSMTLMFGMTSLMTYSMFTWLPRIVVEAGGTPAFGGVMVAVFSALGLLPSLVIPSMAVRLQNPFPLVLIGFFSFVIAFTGLLLAPMKAPLLWACLLGVGPSTFPLALTLINLRTRTPTGSAALSGFMQGVGYSFSCLGPFLVGWLHTVSDGWTIPFSFLFGCATLMLCASWVACKPRKLEDLW, encoded by the coding sequence ATGAGCTCCTCCACTTCCGATTCGCCGTCGCTGCTGCACGGCCGCGTCCTCGCATTCGCCGCGATCCTGCTGGCCGCGATCAACCTGCGCACTGCGGTCACCTCGATCACGCCCCTGCTCGATGTGCTCGGCCAGCAGTTCGGTTTCGGCACCACCATGACCGGTGTGCTGGGCATGCTGCCCACCGCCTCGTTCGCGCTGTTCGGTGTAGCCACGCCGGCACTGGCGCGGCGCCTGGGCCTGGAGCGCACCACCCTGCTGGCCATGCTGATGGCCGCCGCCGGCCTGCTGCTGCGCTCCAGCGCCGGCAACGTCGGCACGCTGCTGCTGGGCTCGGTGATCGCACTGGCCGGCATGGGCATCGGCAACGTGGTGGTGCCGCCACTGGTGAAGCGTTACTTCGCCAACAAGGTCGGCACCATGAGCACGCTGTACATCAGTGTGCTGCAGCTGGGCACGATGATGCCGGCGCTGCTGGCGGTGCCGGTGGCCAATGCGGCCGGCTGGCGGGTGTCGCTGGGCATGTGGGCACTGCTGGCGCTGGCGGCGAGCCTGCCGTGGCTGCTGCTGGCGCGCCGTGCGCCAAAGCCGGCGCTGGACGCCAACGACCCGACCGCACAGCCGCATGGCAAGGTCTGGCGCACGTCGCTGGGCTGGAGCATGACGTTGATGTTCGGCATGACCTCGCTGATGACCTATTCGATGTTCACCTGGCTGCCGCGCATCGTGGTCGAAGCCGGTGGCACGCCCGCCTTCGGCGGGGTGATGGTGGCGGTGTTCTCGGCACTGGGCCTGCTGCCGTCGCTGGTCATCCCATCGATGGCGGTGCGCCTGCAGAACCCGTTCCCGCTGGTCCTGATCGGCTTCTTCTCGTTCGTGATCGCCTTCACCGGCCTGCTGCTGGCACCGATGAAGGCGCCATTGCTGTGGGCCTGCCTGCTCGGTGTCGGCCCGTCCACCTTCCCGCTGGCACTGACCCTGATCAACCTGCGCACGCGCACTCCGACCGGCTCGGCCGCGCTGTCCGGCTTCATGCAGGGTGTGGGCTACAGCTTCAGCTGCCTGGGGCCGTTCCTGGTCGGCTGGCTGCACACCGTCAGCGACGGCTGGACGATCCCATTCAGCTTCCTGTTCGGCTGCGCCACCCTGATGCTGTGCGCCTCGTGGGTGGCGTGCAAGCCGCGCAAGCTGGAAGACCTCTGGTAA
- the pgaA gene encoding poly-beta-1,6 N-acetyl-D-glucosamine export porin PgaA, which yields MVVHRRLALCVGLACSALAWASGAAPPDREAALAEIGRYRAQARWLDALGAIERASQQQPNDDLLFKLRVLTLGDIGNAWRAWELYQQRPQLFDAAQKQRIEGDYLAKLVVWSLAYSSSEDARLEEAESTLARMQRYLGSEGTPPEQAPLRIRMDRLILLNRLGRHAQVREEARALQAEGHALPDYVLPAVGDSLMGTLHPQEAIPVLQAAVAGDPTRDASHSELAYAYLESEQQEKAIGLLQAWRDKEPAWRWSNGKSPYANWSRYEADLNLAMVRAYSGDLPTAQHELESMVDIAPGNGGLQSALGSVYMMRGWPRMALQRQQMAHALDPRDIEPRLGMEEAYVALQRDDLARPLHDDLLARYPTQPAVERMDQAWRAHRGWQLKAWTDIGRSSGGGGTSPLGNNDRHYGLEVETPILDDRWRLFALADRRSIDFQDQRIDPLWLGAGVRYRFGRLDAEAAVLRANDHIGDTGLRASVGWQFNDYWHAGLIAARNDPEASMQARAAGITADSVSAQVDYRRSERTHWMFGASRFRYDDGNHRELFSTRVEQRLLTRPRWLIDGLASAYTSRGSRDDAPYFNPSRDRMVEIGLRIDQQLWRHYERHFRHRLTVSLGDYWQDGFGSALVPSVSYLHEWQIGQGRVFEYGVRWSRPVYDGHRERHIGFEAALRWGD from the coding sequence ATGGTTGTCCACCGCCGGCTGGCGCTCTGCGTCGGCCTTGCCTGCTCCGCCCTGGCCTGGGCCAGCGGCGCTGCCCCGCCTGATCGCGAGGCCGCCCTGGCCGAGATCGGCCGCTACCGCGCCCAGGCCCGCTGGCTGGACGCACTGGGCGCGATCGAGCGCGCCAGCCAGCAGCAGCCCAACGATGATCTGCTGTTCAAACTGCGTGTACTGACCCTGGGCGACATCGGCAATGCCTGGCGCGCGTGGGAGCTGTACCAGCAGCGCCCGCAGCTGTTCGATGCTGCACAGAAGCAACGCATCGAGGGCGACTACCTGGCCAAGCTGGTGGTCTGGAGCCTGGCCTACAGCAGCAGCGAGGACGCCCGCCTGGAAGAAGCCGAATCGACCCTGGCGCGCATGCAGCGCTACCTCGGCAGCGAAGGCACCCCACCCGAGCAGGCGCCGCTGCGCATCCGCATGGACCGGTTGATCCTGCTCAACCGGCTCGGCCGCCATGCGCAGGTGCGCGAGGAAGCACGGGCGCTGCAGGCCGAAGGTCATGCGCTACCCGACTACGTCCTGCCAGCGGTCGGTGATTCGTTGATGGGCACGCTGCATCCGCAGGAAGCCATCCCGGTGCTGCAGGCGGCCGTGGCCGGCGATCCCACGCGCGACGCCTCGCATTCGGAACTGGCCTATGCCTACCTGGAGAGCGAACAGCAGGAAAAGGCCATCGGCCTGCTGCAGGCGTGGCGCGACAAGGAACCGGCCTGGCGCTGGAGCAACGGCAAATCACCGTATGCAAACTGGTCACGCTACGAGGCCGACCTGAACCTGGCGATGGTGCGCGCCTACAGTGGCGACCTGCCGACCGCCCAGCACGAGCTTGAATCGATGGTTGATATCGCCCCCGGCAACGGTGGCCTGCAGAGCGCGCTGGGCAGCGTGTACATGATGCGCGGTTGGCCACGCATGGCCCTGCAGCGCCAGCAGATGGCGCATGCACTGGACCCGCGTGACATCGAGCCGCGGCTGGGTATGGAAGAGGCCTACGTCGCCCTGCAGCGCGATGACCTGGCGCGGCCACTGCATGACGACCTGCTCGCGCGCTATCCCACCCAGCCTGCCGTCGAACGCATGGACCAGGCCTGGCGTGCACATCGCGGCTGGCAGCTGAAGGCATGGACCGACATCGGCCGCAGCTCCGGCGGTGGCGGCACTTCGCCACTGGGCAACAACGACCGCCATTACGGTCTTGAAGTGGAGACACCGATCCTCGATGACCGCTGGCGGTTGTTTGCGCTCGCAGACCGGCGTTCGATCGACTTCCAGGACCAGCGCATCGATCCGCTGTGGCTGGGCGCCGGCGTGCGCTACCGCTTCGGCCGGCTGGATGCGGAGGCGGCGGTGCTGCGTGCCAACGACCACATCGGTGATACCGGCCTGCGTGCCAGCGTGGGCTGGCAGTTCAACGACTACTGGCATGCCGGACTGATTGCCGCACGCAATGATCCGGAGGCCTCGATGCAGGCGCGCGCTGCCGGCATCACCGCCGACAGCGTGAGTGCACAGGTGGACTACCGGCGCAGCGAACGCACCCACTGGATGTTCGGCGCCAGCCGCTTCCGCTACGACGACGGCAATCATCGCGAACTGTTCAGTACCCGCGTCGAGCAGCGGCTGCTGACCCGACCGCGCTGGCTGATCGATGGCCTTGCCAGTGCCTATACCAGCCGGGGCAGCCGCGACGATGCACCCTACTTCAACCCCAGTCGTGACCGCATGGTCGAGATCGGCCTGCGCATCGACCAGCAGCTGTGGCGGCACTATGAACGCCATTTCCGGCACCGGCTGACGGTCTCGCTGGGCGACTACTGGCAGGACGGCTTCGGCAGTGCACTGGTGCCGTCGGTGTCCTACCTGCACGAGTGGCAGATCGGCCAGGGCCGCGTGTTCGAGTATGGCGTGCGCTGGTCGCGGCCGGTCTACGACGGCCACCGCGAGCGTCACATCGGCTTCGAAGCCGCACTGCGCTGGGGAGACTGA